The Candidatus Roseilinea sp. sequence CACGTGATCGAGCCGAAGATCGAGGCCATGGTGCATTCGGTGATCAACATCCAGATCGCCTACGCCAAAGCGTTGATCGTGGATCGCGCCGCTTTGCGCGAGCGGCAAGCGGCGCACGACGTGCTGGGCGCGCATCGCGCGCTGATGGACGCCTTCGAGACCGATGTGCGGCCGCTCCTGGCCCAGGTGCGCATGGAGATGGGACTGCCCCCCGACCCAATCGCTGCGCTGCGCCAGAGCGGCTACGAGTCGAAGATCGCGGCCGAGCGCGGCACAAGCGCTGCCGCCGGCGGATACCCCGAAGGCGATTGAGCGCCTTTTCGCGCTTCATCGGCATAGACTACTCCGGCGCGCGCACGCCCGACGCCGGCTTGCCCGGCTTGCGCGTGTACCTGGCCGAAGGCGACGCGCCGCCGGTCGAGGCGCGCCCTCAGCCTAACCTGCGGCGCCACTGGTCGCGGCGCAGCGTTGCCGAGTGGCTGGCCGAACGGCTGCGCGATGGCCCACCGGCGCTGGTTGGGATTGACCACGGCTTCTCTTTCCCGTTGCGTTACTTTCAGCAATACAAGCTGCCGCCGGACTGGCCGACCTTCCTCGACGACTTCCACCGCCACTGGCCGACCGATAAGGACGGCGTCACCGTGGACGGCGTGCGCGCCGGGGCACGCGGCAACGACGCGGCGCGCACGGGCAACCCGCGTTGGCGACGGCTGTGCGAAACCCGCGCCGGCTCAGCGAAATCCGTCTTTCACTTCGACGTGCCAGGCAGCGTCGCCAAATCTACCCACGCCGGCCTGCCGTGGCTGCGCTATCTGCGCCGGCAGCTCGGCGCGCGCGTCCACTTCTGGCCGTTCGACGGCTGGGACGCGCCGCTTGGCCGCTCGCTCATCGCCGAGGTGTACCCCAGCCTATGGCGCGCAACGGCGCCGAGCGACGGCCGCACGGCCGACCAGCACGACGCCTACGTCGTGGCAATGTGGCTGCAGCAGGCTTCGCGCAACGGCACGCTCGACTTTTACCTGCATCCGGCGCTCACGCCGAAGGAACGCGCCATCGCCGAGATCGAGGGATGGATCCTAGGAGTCATGTGAGTCGAACCCGCCTACGTGCATTGCTTGCGGCACTTACCCGTCCCCCCAGGCTCGCACACGCGGTCAACCCATACACCGAGCGTCGCCCGAAGCTGGACGTGCCGGACGCGCCGCGAATTCGACTGGCCAACCTCGCGTGCTACCTGCACAATCACCGGGACGCGCGCATCGCGCTGATCGGCGAGGCCGCCGGCTATCGCGGCTGCCGCTTCACCGGCATCCCCTTCACCAGCGAGGCGCAACTGCGCGAATGGCGCGATCCGCGCTACCGCACGAGCAGCTTGCACGGCGATCACGACGAGCGATCCGCGCGGTGCGTCTGGCGCGCGATCGGCGCGCGCAACGACGTGATCCTCTGGAACGCCTTCCCTTGGCATCCGCACCAACCCGGCCGGCCATGGACGAATCGCCAACCTTCGGCAGCGGAACTGCGCATGGGCTGTTTCGTGCTTCAGCGCTTTCTGGAGTGGAAGCAGCCGGAGCGCATCATCGCCGTCGGCCGGGCTGCCGAGCGCGCCCTGCGCGCGCTGGGTGCGCCGGCGATCTACGTGCGCCATCCATCGCACGGTGGCCAACGCCACTTCGAAAGCGCGATACACTCGCTGTGGGGAGCTGTGAGCTATGAGAGGATGGAAGACGCCAGACGCACAAGCTGCAACCCGTAACGCAACAGGAAACTCAACACGCAAATATGCCCAAGAACCTGTGGAACGATCATGACGCAGCAGGGTTGAGCCCGCTCGACCTGCTGGCCTACCGCTCGCGGTTGCTGGCCGCCGACCGCAGCGTGGTCAACATCTTCGGCGGCAACACCTCAGCCAAGTCTGTCGAGCGCGACCACCTGGGGCGCGAAGTGAATGTGCTTTGGGTGAAAGGGAGCGGCGCCGACATGGCCACCTGCACCGGCAAGGACTTCGCCGGCCTCAAGCTGGATGAAGTGCTGCCCCTGATGGAGCGCGAAGCGATGAGCGACGAAGAGATGGTCGCCTATCTCACGCGCTGCCAATTCGAGCCGAACCGCCCGCGCCAGTCCATCGAGACGCTGCTCCATGCCTTCACACCGCACCCCCACGTGGATCACACCCACCCCGACGCGATCATCGCCTTGGCCTGCGCGAAGCGCGGCGAAGCGGCGGCGCGTGAAGTCTTCGGCGACACGATGGTTTGGGTGCCTTACATCCGACCTGGTTTTGCCCTGAGCAAGCAAATCGGCCGGCTGCTGCGCGAGCATTCCGAGGCCACCTGCGTCATCATGGGCAAGCACGGCCTGATCACCTGGGGCAACGACGCCAAGAGCAGCTACCACAGCGCCATCGCGCACATCCAGCGCGCCGAGGACGCCCTGCGCGAAGCCGAGAAGCGCGTCTTCGGCTTATCGAAGGTGAACGAGGCGCTGGAGACGCTCACCTTGAGCGCCAGCAAGCGCAGGCGCGAGACGATCGTCGCTGCCGTCATGCCGACGCTGCGCGGCGCGGTGACGGCACAGCGCAAAGCCGTCCTCGCCTTCGACGACAGCGAGGACGTGCTGCGCTTCCTCGCCCGGCATGATGCGAAAGCACTTTCGCAAGTCGGCGCAGCGTGTCCCGATCACCTGATACACACCAAGCGTGCGCCGCTGTTCGTCGAATGGGATGGCCAAGACGTCGAGCAGCTTAAAACTGCGCTGAAAGACGGCGTTACGCAATACGCCGCGCGCTACACGGAATACTTCAATCGCCTCAACCAAGATCCGAACGTGAAGATGACCGACCCTGCGCCGCGCGTGATCCTGGTGCCCGGCCTCGGCATGTTCACCACCGGACGCGACGCCGCCCAGGCCGACGTCGCGCGTCAGCTCTACCATCGGGCCATCGCGGTGATGGAACTGTGCACGCGCGTGGATCAGTTCACCTCGCTCGACGAGAAGGAAACGTTCGACATCGAGTACTGGCCGCTGGAGCGGTATAAGCTCACCCTGCGTCCGCCGGAGCGCGAACTGGCCGGGCGCGTCGCCTTCATCACCGGCGCAGCCGGCGGCATCGGCCGCGCCACGGCCAAGCGGCTGGCGCAAGAAGGCGCGCATGTGGTGATCGCCGACATCAACCTGGCCGGCGCGCAGGCAGTCGCGAACGACATCGTCGAGGCGCATGGCCTGAAGCGCGCCATCGCCGTCTCGTGCAACGTTACCCATGAGTCGGAAGTGGCCGCGGCCTTCGCAACGGCCTGCCGCGAATATGGCGGCGTGGACATCGTGGTGAACAACGCCGGCATCGCCACCAGCGCGCCGATCGAGGAGACCACGTTGGCCGACTGGAACCGCAACATGGATATTCTGGCCACAGGCTACTTCCTCGTGGCACGCGAAGCCTTCCGCGTGATGAAGCAGCAGGGGCGAGGCGGTTCGATCATCTTCATCTGCAGCAAGAACAGCGTATACGCCGGCAAGAACGCGGCCGCCTACAGCGCCGCCAAGGCCGCCGAGCTGCACCTGGCGCGTTGCCTGGCCGAAGAGGGCGGCGCGAGCGGCATCCGCGTGAACAGCGTGCTGCCCGATGCCGTCTTACAGGGCAGCGGCATCTGGAACAGCCGCTGGCGCGAGGAGCGCGCCAAGACCTACGGCATCAAGCCCGAAGAGCTGGAAGCCTACTACGCCGCCCGCACCACGCTTAAAGTGAACGTCTTCCCAGAAGACGTCGCCGAAGCAGTGTTGTTCTTCGCCTCCGACCGCGCGCTCAAGACCACGGGCGCGATGCTGACCGTGGACGGCGGCGTGGCAGCAGCTTACGGGAGATAATCCTCCTCACCCCCATGACCCCCAACTACCGTCACGAGATCGTCGGCGTGTTCGGCGACCCGGTGGACGAGAATCCCACCATCCTGATGTTCGAGGCTGCCTTCCAAGCCAAGGGGCTGCGTTGGCGTTACCAGAACTTCCACGTGCGCGCAGAAGACCTGGGCGCAGCCATGGCCGGTCTGCGCGCGATGCGCTTTCGCGGTGTCAATCTGGCCATCCCGCACAAGATCGAGGGGATGCGCTACCTCGACCGCATCACGCCGGAAGCGGCGCTCATCGGCGCGGTGAACATCGTCGTGCGCGACGGCGATGCGCTGATCGGCGCGAACACAGAAGGCAAGGGCTTCCTCATGGCGCTCAAGCTCAACGCCAACCTCGACCTTGCCGGCAAGCACGTCGTGGTGCTTGGCGCGGGCAGCGCAGCGCGCGCGATCGCCGTCGAGCTGGCGCTGGCCGGCGCGCGCCGCATCACCATCGTCAATCGCACTGCGCAGCGCGGCGCGGCGCTCGCCCAACTCATCAACGATAAGACGTCCGCGCAAGCCGAGTTTGCCTGTTGGCGGGGTG is a genomic window containing:
- the yuxG gene encoding putative oxidoreductase YuxG, translated to MPKNLWNDHDAAGLSPLDLLAYRSRLLAADRSVVNIFGGNTSAKSVERDHLGREVNVLWVKGSGADMATCTGKDFAGLKLDEVLPLMEREAMSDEEMVAYLTRCQFEPNRPRQSIETLLHAFTPHPHVDHTHPDAIIALACAKRGEAAAREVFGDTMVWVPYIRPGFALSKQIGRLLREHSEATCVIMGKHGLITWGNDAKSSYHSAIAHIQRAEDALREAEKRVFGLSKVNEALETLTLSASKRRRETIVAAVMPTLRGAVTAQRKAVLAFDDSEDVLRFLARHDAKALSQVGAACPDHLIHTKRAPLFVEWDGQDVEQLKTALKDGVTQYAARYTEYFNRLNQDPNVKMTDPAPRVILVPGLGMFTTGRDAAQADVARQLYHRAIAVMELCTRVDQFTSLDEKETFDIEYWPLERYKLTLRPPERELAGRVAFITGAAGGIGRATAKRLAQEGAHVVIADINLAGAQAVANDIVEAHGLKRAIAVSCNVTHESEVAAAFATACREYGGVDIVVNNAGIATSAPIEETTLADWNRNMDILATGYFLVAREAFRVMKQQGRGGSIIFICSKNSVYAGKNAAAYSAAKAAELHLARCLAEEGGASGIRVNSVLPDAVLQGSGIWNSRWREERAKTYGIKPEELEAYYAARTTLKVNVFPEDVAEAVLFFASDRALKTTGAMLTVDGGVAAAYGR
- the aroE gene encoding shikimate dehydrogenase (NADP(+)); translation: MTPNYRHEIVGVFGDPVDENPTILMFEAAFQAKGLRWRYQNFHVRAEDLGAAMAGLRAMRFRGVNLAIPHKIEGMRYLDRITPEAALIGAVNIVVRDGDALIGANTEGKGFLMALKLNANLDLAGKHVVVLGAGSAARAIAVELALAGARRITIVNRTAQRGAALAQLINDKTSAQAEFACWRGDYTSPEDADIIVNATYIGRYPHMDDKPSVNMDSIKPGMLVCDVVPNPPRTRFLIEATAKGAKTLDGLSMLVYEGAIAFTIWTGQDAPVEVMRQALSESVA